The Portunus trituberculatus isolate SZX2019 chromosome 7, ASM1759143v1, whole genome shotgun sequence genome contains the following window.
agaggcgaggTATGGCGAtctaaaaaaatctaaggacaaaaacctaacctcatacagacagacactcatacatacagacatttTTCTCTCACACGTCGCGATCATTACTCACATTCTGAACACTATACCTTAATGCTAAAGCTGGCAAACTTAACTAAAAAACAATTACCAAAACAATATATAGACTAACCATATTCAGCGGTTTTTAAGCGGAAATTAAACTATGCAGTCCCGCCAGAAATCCCGTTAGCTTCTAAACCATTTTTTCCCGCTATATGTCAAACGAAACCTCTAGATTTAGTGAGAAAACCGCTAATTTGACAACTCTGGTCGGTGCGCCGTCATAGTCTAAGATAGTACATATATCATTAGTGCGCCACTAAgtaaaggcgttttcagtagcggcgCGGCTGGGGGGCAAACGGAGTCAAACGGAGGCAAATTTTCGCAAACGCGAGCAAACGCCTTTCCAAAGCGTTTGCTCTCGTTTGGCAAACGCTttttagccaatcagcgtggagcaaccccatcaacctcatggaatgagatcaaggagttacatttcgaataaaactgaatagttagatgtatgttaggccatagaagtgggtactgtagatgtagatttacgtttacatattgtgcggcatactggagagaaccgatataaaaaatacggcgtgaaataaattaaggagctgGTGGCAGTGTTGCCAACCCCTACAGACTACTTCGCCCTACACAGACACTGAAATTGccctacattttccttcattgccCTACGATTCAGgatgaatcatgaaaatatctcGATATTAGttggtagtttttttatttatatactgctatatagcaacaacaaaaataatatgttttctcttgtttagtgCAGGAATAGACCTACATCTTatctttcttgaaaaaaaattgaatatataaTATAGATATTTGGCCTCTCTAAATCAAAATCAAGCTTCttttcaaaaataaataaatattcttaTTTTGATTAACTGTAATTTTATGTCCTTTTTCAGTCCAAAACAGAAATAGGCTATAGGAGCCACCAATCTTAATTTACAAAAAATAATTCTAataatttttatacatttttgaaTGAATACATAGATACATTATGTAGATTGTAGTGTTCAGGTTTAATTGCCTTATTTCTACAATCTTCTTCTCTTGCTACCATGCTTGACTTTGTTACAAGAATAGCATTGAGTAGTTCTGGccccattttatttcttttcttcgttttagtGTCAGTTAGCATAGAAAAAATTCTTTCAGTCTCAGCATTAGAGTGGGGTAGGGTTAGAATTAATTTAGCCAAACATACCAAATTTTTGAACGAATATATTATATTCGTCGTCTCAGACTCGTCTGGCTTGTGATTGGCTCTCTCCTTTAAACGGGCCAATCACAAGGGGCTGTCAGATTTATGAGAAGCATTTTATGTTATGACTTGTgacttattatttattgttgaagAAGTTTTTTTGTTACATAGTAGAGGGTAATAGAATTTTTTAAAAATTAGTACCTTTTTTAGCATATTTCCTTTCCGTTTAcataattaatcttttgatgCAAAATAATTATCACTCATACCAAGAAATCGTAATTGCCCTACGTTTTGCTCAAATTTTGTAAAATTGCCCTACCGCCCTACAGACCAGGATATGAGGCTAAATTGCCCTACGCGTAGGGCAATTGCCCTACGGTTGGCAACACTGGCTGGTGGTAGCTTGTGACATGTCGTATCTATCCGTccttgttgtgggtgttgtccgattccatacttctagacgtgacttcgatacaataatggagttacttttctattattaggtgaaaaaatgataatatttttgcaaatccttatatcataaagtaatgaatgatggtaaaaaatAGATTATCTGCTAATTATTGACGTAATTCAATTATATAGGTGTCAGAAAACCGCCGCCATACATCTacaatggaacaccttcaaaacaagcccgCGTAGATCAAACCACTTCCAGGACTGAAGACCTCTTGTTTTTGATGAGTATTGCGCTGCTCGGCCCTCGGCATATACAAATGGTGAAACACTGGTGACCTGTAATACTccccatcaaggaataaatctccaaactcttccactatgctgctgtgtttacgtcTTGACAATAGTGCTGGAGCAGGGGACTGATGTGTACGATAACTTCtcccagggattgagatcacagtgacacggtcgtctggcaccaccgacggtgtcctcagcactgtcctgttcagcgtgaagtcaaacatgtttggccttgcggtgacgctactgaaaacgccttaatAGCCTAAAGTCTGAGAACCTCTGTAGACTGGTTTGTAGAAATTGGATACAATTTACATACATGCAAACAGTCAATATGTTCTGTTAAATCATTCCCGTAAATGCCAAACAATACCAGATATAGAAGTAATCCCATAATAGGCTTTGCTTCGAAGGCATTATTTCATTTAGTCATACAGATGACTTCAACACCTTAAATAGTTCattaaaaaagatgaacagaaCTTAAGCTTAACAGATTTTGTTGAAGAGAATGTTGTGACTAACGATATGAAATGCTTTAGTTGACAATATTCCTGTGACAGGAGAGAGTTCATAACAGCTATACAAGTCAGGCCACAAACAATGACAAGTAGGTAAAAACATTCTGCAGAAATCGCAGTCATAtattccatgcttccatctGGTCCAACACAACGTGATTTATGGAGATGTTTGGTAGTGAGGATAGCTAACTGTATTAATGTGCAGTCTCGAATCTGAAAGAAAGGCTCGAATGAATAACATTCATTCGAACCATGACATTATCAGGGATGTGGTATGTAATGGTCAGACCAGAGTGTGCTAGAAGTTATTTCCTGTGAATGATTATATATTGCCTTACTaatattgctgaaaagatatTGAATTatgctttgttatttttcttaccaaAGTTGTAAATGTTGGTTTCTCatttgacaaagaaaaaaattgcttcTTTACTTTCTATGTAGCGGGAACTATTATCTCTACCTGCAATTGTTAATCTTGTCATAGTATcagtttttgtcttttgtctaaGATACTATCCTTTTTAAAagattatacatatatatatatatatatatatatatatatatatatatatatatatatatatatatatatatatatatatatgccttgtctttcattttcaaGTCTactttgtgtattttgtttttcattagaATCTTTAATTGCTCCTTTTACAATTTTTGTttctatcgagagagagagagagagagagagagagagagagagagagagagagagagaattgcggCAATGAGAAAGAGGCAGAGAACAGTCAGAGAAGAGGAACTGATAAGACGAAAACGTTTTCACTCCAGCCTGTCAAAAAAATAAGGGTATGAGTGGATACCCCCCATACATGTGAAGAATACTCGATACATGGACGGATAAGGTATAAAGTTAGCAGTTGTCAGGGTGAGAAAATCTGGGAGAGATGACACTaacttcatagttttttttttttttttctaggtagAGAATAGATGTGAAGTCTCCAATTTACTTTGTAATTAAAAGGCAGACCGAGGATTTCCAATGTAAAAGAGTGGAGGAATTGAGTCTTTCAGACACAGAACAAAATGTTAAGTTTGTTCAAGTACAGTCTGAAGTTTTAGAGATATCAGAAGTgaggcattctgtggtgtccgtgcgtgatctgtttacttcctgaaggattggtgGTCTCTGAAAAAGTGTGGAAAAGTATAGTAGGGCGGTATtatcagcgtaagagtggataggaaaaattattggtttagagatttaatgaataataggaagaagtgggtgacaggatagaatcctgaggaataccactgttaatagatttttggagaagaacagtggtcgTCTGTCATTGAAACAATAGAACGGCCGGAGAGGAAACTTGGGGTAAAATTGTAGAGAGAAGGATACAAACTGTAGGAGAGTagtttgagatcaaagctttatgccagactttaTCTAAAGTGTTTGATAAGTCTGAGGCAACAACAAAAGTTCAGCAAAATCCataaaagaagatgaacaagatAGATGAAACGTCGTGAAatgatagatgtttaagaatcttcttttatgagaatagattaaaaacttaaGGAACGCAGGAAGTTGTCACGGAAGATAGCAtaattgaaggctagttcaccaggatggccaatgaagggaaaaaagccaaagctggtgatgaacattgaaatctccaaggatggagatctcggCGAAGGGATAGAGAGGCAGAgtgtgttcacacacacacacacacacacacacacacacacacacacacacacacacacacacacacacacacacacacacacacacacactactgaaaGGTTTTAGATTGCTTGGTAAAAAAAGTGGTTTCATTATAGAGGTCTGTCTCTGTGACacgatgatgatattgataatagcaatgttaacagtaataatgataataataataataataatgataacaataataataatgatgattgtaataatagtaataattataatgataataacaagaataatgatgatgataataataataatgataataataataataataataataataataataataataatattattattattattattattattattattattgttgttgttattattattattattattattattattgtgtgtgtgtattattattattattattattattattaatgatatgataataataataataataataataataataataataataataatattattattattattattattattattattattattattattgttaattgtaatgataacaatgattatgatgataatgataataataacaataatactaatatttatgataataataacaataataataataatgataataataataataatgataatgataataataataatcatcataataatgatattattattattattattatgattattattattattattattattattattattattattattattatgaaaatgatgataataataataataataataataataataataataataataataataataataataataataataataataataataataataataattattattattattattattattattatcattattatcattatcatattattattattattattattattattattattatcattatcatcattatagtaattatgataatgataataataatagtaaaaatagaataaataattataaattataatgattatagaaagaaaatataaagaataagaagaataagaagtagaagaagaacaaggaaagaatgtaATAACCATAGGACAAGGAAAGTTTTCGGTTCATTTGCCTTAATTGTTATTTCGTCTGTAGCAACAACAGTGATAACAACAATTGATGATAACAGTGACAGGAATGACAACAGTAACAATGgtcacaataacatcaacaataacatgaagaatgataacaaaaaatattaatattgacaacaagaacagcagcaggagcagcagcaacaacaacagcaacaacaacaaatcaacagtaataacaacaacaacaacaacaacaacaacaacaataataataataataatgataacaataataataataataataataatgataataataataataagaagaagaagaagaaaaaagaagacgaagatcaggaacaacaaaagcagcaacaacaatgataatgataataaaagtaataataataatgacaataataataaaaataataataacaataataataataataataaaaataataataataataaaaatgataataataacagaaataatatgatataaataatagtaataatattgataaaaaaaaacattaacaaacaACTAAGACACAAACgctcaaaaaacacacacagaaaaatcaGCTTTTATCATCACTTCAAATCAATGAAGATGCCTACCGGGACTTTGTAATAATGATGCCTCCAAAAGTTAATGCcaagctgcgtgtgtgtgtgtgtgtgtgtgtgtgtgtgtgtgtgtgtgtgtgtgtgtgtgtacaagtacGCCTGCTACATACGGCGCTATGAACTTGCATCGTAGGTTAGAGAGCCCGAAGGAGAGTACCAGCGTGGCCTTTCAGCCTTCGGTGTCGTTGCAGCAGATCCACGGCAGGATTCCTACATGTATGCTTTGTTCTCttaacaaaattattattattttttcaaaggAAATGATCGGTGAGGTTCTTTGGagtgttttctttccataaatgGTGTTCCAGGATTCCTTGTTCAACTATCACAAGCATCATGATAACCTGGAGAACATCCGCTGGCGCTTGTAAGCCATCTCCGGCTAGCACCGTGAAAACACACCCTTCAATATTCAGTTATttcatgtaactttttttttttatgatcatcattaacatcatgAATACATCCTTGGAAACCCTAATAACTTTCAGTAGAGCTTGCTAATCTAGTGTCACGGAATCAAGAAAACACCCCTGAAAACCCCTGTAACTTCCAGAAGAGCCTATGAAGCTATTGCTGAAATCAAGAAAGCACTCATGAAAACGGCAATAACTTTCACTGCAGTTTGTTGAAAGTCAGGCGCCGGAACTCTGGACGGTGATGCCGTGAGTCAATGGACTTATTTGCCTTCCCGAAGAAGTTTCTTGAGCCAGTCTATCTGTGTTCCTCGTGTTCTTCCTCCGTCCACTACTAAAACCACCGGTGAGCTGGGAATGAACGAGGAAAGAGCTTGTTATtagtagaaaaggagaagagccCCATTTATTCTACATCATATCCTATTGTCCTATTAACACTCAGCTTTTACTAACTGCCCCTTTAGATTAATTTAGCTTCTTTAGGATCGAcaacttatttttcttacatgcAAATATGAGAGTTCTTATTTGAATATAACTTCGCAGCTGGAAACTTTAATCTATGTAGTATATATTTACCTATCGCTATGACGACACCTGATATCACAACTAACGCTATACCAAGATCATGACAAAGGAAATTACTTACTGGCCACCCTGGATATAATTTTTCGAGACAGTGTTGGGAAGGCTGGCGACAGGGTGGTGGAAGGGGAAGGCGTGATATTCCTGTAAGTTGTGATAAGGCACAACACTCTGCCATGGAGCTCTgtacttatcatcatcatcaccactaccatttgACTTGTCCTCATTACTAGTGTTCTTGTTGGGtttatccttatttctctcatcGTTTTTGTTGTCCTCGTCATCCTCGCAGCGACAGCACTCCTTACTCTCGTCCTCGCTCTCGCTCCCTGGCAGAGTGTCTATGGGTGGACgggtggggtgggtggggcGGTCTGAAGGGTGGGGCTGTTGCGGCtggtgtgagggagaggtgggtgagtgagggggTGTGATGATGGACGGTGGGGGAGCGGGGTGTCCTGGCTGGTGTGGCGAGGGAGTCGGGGTAGGAATGTGTGGccgtggtgggtgtggtgtgatggATTCCCCTGGCTGTGGGAAGGGCATGGGGTGTGGATGGGGTTGTGGTTGTCCtggttgtgggtgtggatgtgggtaAGGTAAAATGACTACTTGTCCTGGTTGTCCTGGCTTTCCTGGCTGGCCTGGTTGTCCTGGTTGTCCTGGCTGGCCGGGTTGTCCTGGTTGCCCTGGTTGTCCTGGTTGGCCTGGTTGTCCTGGCTGTCCTGGTTGTGGGTAAGGATAGGGGAATACTATAGGTTTTCCTGGTTGCCCTGGCTGTCCTGGTTGTCCTGGCTGGCCTGGTTGTCCTGGTTGTCCTGGCTGGCCTGGTTGTCCTGGTTGTCCTGGCTGTCCTGGTTGTCCTGGTTGTCCTGGCTGGCCTGGTTGTCCTGGTTGTCCTGGCTGGCCTGGTTGTCCTGGTTGTCCTGGCTGTCCTGGTTGTCCTGGTTGTCCTGGCTGGCCTGGTTGTGGGTAAGGATGGGGATGTGGGTAAGGATAGGGGAATACTATAGGTTTTCCTGGTTGTCCTGGTTGTCCTGGCTGGCCTGGTTGTCCTGGTTGTCCTGGCTGTCCTGGTTGTCCTGGCTGGCCTGGTTGTCCTGGTTGTCCTGGCTGGCCTGGTTGTCCTGGTTGTCCTGGCTGTCCTGGCTGTCCTGGTTGTCCTGGCTGGCCTGGTTGTGGGTAAGGATGGGGATGTGGGTAAGGATAGGGGAATACTATAGGTTTTCCTGGTTGCCCTGGCTGTCCTGGCTGACCTGGTTGTCCTGGCTGGCCTGGTTGTCCTGGCTGGCCTGGTTGTCCTGGTTGTCCTGGCTGACCTGGTTGTCCTGGTTGTCCTGGCTGTCCTGGCTGACCTGGTTGTCCTGGTTGTCCTGGTTGTGGGTAAGGATGGGGATGTGGGTAAGGATATGGGAATGCTATGGGTTTTCCTGGTTGTCCTGGCTGCCCTGGTTGTCCTGGCTGGCCTGGTTGTCCTGGCTGGCCTGGTTGGGCTGGTTGTCCTGGTTGTCCTGGCTGGCCTGGCTGGGCTGGTTGTCCTGGCTGGCCTGGTTGTGGGTAAGGATGAGGATGTGGGTGAGGATATGGGAATACTATGGGTTTTCCTGGCTGTCCTGGTTGTCCTGGCTTGCCTGGCTGTCCTGGCTGGCCTGGCAGTCCTGGCTTTCCTGGTTTTCCTGGTTGTCCTGGTTGTGGGTAAGGATGGGGATGTGGATAAGGGTATGGTAATACTATAGGTTGTCCTGGCTGGCCTGGCTGTCCTGGTTGTCCTGGCTGTCCTGGCTTTCCTGGCTGACCTGGTTGTCCTGGTTGTCCTGGCTGGCCTGGTTGTCCTGGCTGTCCTGGTTGTCCTGGCTGTCCTGGCTTTCCTGGCTGACCTGGTTGTCCTGGTTGTCCTGGCTGGCTTGGCTGTCCCGGTTGTCCTGGCTGGCCTGGTTGTCCTGGTTGTCCTGGCTGGCCTGGTTGTCCTGGCTGGCTTGGCTGTCCAGGTTGTCCTGGCTGGCCTGGCTGGCCTGGTTGTCCTGGTTGAGGGTAAGGATGGGGATGTGGGTAAGGATGTGGGAATACTATGGGTTTTTCTGGTTGTCCTGGTTGCCCTGGTTGTCCTGGTTGTCCCGGCTCTCCTGGTTGTCCTGGTTGTCCCGGCTCTCCTGGTTGTCCTGGTTGTCCCGGCTGTCCTGGCTGTCCTGGTTGTCCTGGTTGAGGGTAAGGATGTGGGAATACTATGGGTTTTTCTGGTTGTCCTGGTTGCCCTGGTTGTCCTGGCTGTCCTGGTTGTCCTGGCTGCCCTGGTTGTCCTGGCTGCCCTGGTTGTCCTGGCTGGCCTGGTTGTCCTGGTTGTCCTGGCTGGCCTGGCTGTCCTGGCTGTCCCGGTTGTCCTGGTTGTCCCGGTTGTCCTGGTTGTCCTGGCTGGCCTGGTTGTCCTGGTTGCTCAGGCTGGCCTGGTTGTCCTGGCTGTCCTGGCTGTCCCGGTTGTCCTGGTTGTCCTGGCTGGCCTGGTTGTTCAGGCTGGCCTGGTTGTCCTGGCTGGCCTGGTTGTCCTGGCTGTCCTGGCTGTCCCGGCTGTCCTGGTTGTCCTGGCTGGCCTGGTTGTCCTGGCTGGCCTGGTTGTCCTGGTTGTCCTGGCTGGCCTGGCTGTCCTGGTTGTCCTGGCTGGCCTGGTTGTCCTGGTTGTTCTGGTTGTTCAGACTGTCCTGGGTATCCTGGCTGCCCTGGTTGTCCTGGCTGTCCCGGTTGTCCTGGTTGTCCTGGCTGTCCCGGTTGCCCTGGTTGTCCTGGCTGGCCTGGCTGGCCTGACTGTCCTGGTTGTCCTGGCTGGCCTGGTTGTCCTGGTTGTTCAGACTGTCCTGGTTGTCCTGGCTGCCCTGGTTGTCCTGGTTGTGGGTGAGGATGGGGATGTGGGTAAGGATATGGGAATACTATGGGTTTTTCTGGTTGTCCTGGTTGTCCTGGCTGGCCTGGTTGTCCTGGTTGTCCCGGCTGGCCTGGGTATCCTGGTTGTCCTGGCTGTCCTGGTTGTCCTGGCTGGCCTGGTTGTCCTGGTTGTCCTGGTTGTCCCGGCTGGCCTGGGTATCCTGGTTGTCCTGGCTGGCCTGGTTGTCCTGGTTGTCCCGGCTGTCCTGGTTGTCCCGGCTGTCCTGGTTGCCCTGGCTGTCCTGGCTGACCTGGCGGGCCTGGTTGTCCTGGCTCTCCTGGTTGTTCTGGGTCTCCTGGTTGGCCTGGTTTTCCTGGCTGTCCTGGTTGTCCCGGCTGTCCTGGTTGTCCCGGCTTTCCTGGTTGTCCCGGCTGTCCTGGCTGTCCTGGTTGTCCCGGCTGTCCTGGTTGTCCTGGCTGTCCTGATTGGCCTGGTTGGCCTGGCTTTCCAGGTTGTCCTGGCTGTCCTGGAtatgggtgtgggtgagggtgtgggtgtgggtgtgggtatgGATGGGGAATGATGATGGGACAGCTACATGGGTAGGGCGTGATTGGGGAGATGGGGGCGGGGGTTGTTGGCGGGGGCAGAGTGATGGGGAAAGGAGGGCGTGTCGGGGGCCTGCCAGGTGGCTTTGCGGTGTGTGGGCTGTGCGTGGGACTTTTCGGTGGCCATTGTTGGGGGCTGTGCGTGGGCTGTACCTGCGAGCCTAACCCCGCACACTCTTCAAGGGGCGGCCAGGAGGCAGGAATGGTCCCCTtctctgtaacacacacacacacacacacacagagtgtaTTATTAAAGCCAAGCTAACGGATGAATTTGTAGTTTTTTAATAAGTAACATAAATCAATATTGATCGTTTCTCCATATTGAaatgtcttctttcttcattttaattATCTTGTGAAGGAGCAGAACTCTATAGCGAGATGTAATTACTTTTCTGTTGATTTAGAGAGATTGTGACAAGTGTAACGAAAGTAAaatccccccccaaaaaaagaaagaaatgcgtCTTTAGTGGGCAGTTTACATTGTGAAGTGTCTTAAAACCTTTACAAGAGTCTAACTAGGAGGGAACACAGAAGCAGACACTCagtccagagtttactagtagAAGGGATGACAAAAGTAGACATCCTTGTACTGTGAAGCCGCGGATTGGGATGAAAAGTCTTACTGTTTGTAagatgaagagtgaaagacaattaagtgaaaaaaaaaaagaaaaataatcgaGACGGCTCAGAACGCCCAGGTTCATAACAACATAACTTTTTCCCTATTTCGATCACACTGCAACACATTATATTgttaaagattctctctctctctctctctctctctctctctctctctctctctctctctctctctctctctctctctctctctctctctctctctctctctctctctctctctctctctctcttacttggcGTGCATTGCACCTGATCTGCCCAGACGCAAATTTTCAGATCTCTGTTGAATAGTGTTCTTTGGGGACAGTTCTGAAGACACCCGCGACCATTAGCACACGTGATGAATTGGCCGCAGTTCCACTCGTGAGGGAAGAGACCATTGGCCTCCTTACAGAATGGATCCAAGCCTCctgcccctctcccctccagctTGATTTCGGTTTTGGAATGGTCATCTGTAAAAGAGACAGATATCATCGTGAGAGTAAAGGTTGTCATCATGTTTATACTGTAAATCCATGGGCACTTGTGTGACTTCCTCACAGGATTCATGTACTGCAGTGTTGCCACCAAGAAACTGATAACAATCCGTGGAGGATACGCTGGGCAGAACTTTTGAAGTTTAAGCTTTGTGCAAGACAACTGGATACAACAGCGAGTCCAACACTATTCCTACTATTCGCCTGCTCACAACTCACTGTTCTTACTGACTGAATGATTTCTTACAGACTGACTGTTCTCCTCATTACATATTCTTACTCTACTAAGTCTGCTTCTTACGTGCATACTGACTTACAGACGGACTCGTGTTGGCTATTTACCTCCTTATACACAATATCTGTTACATCTAGATAATTCTACTACCTTGCAGAATCACCTTGATAATCTTTGTCACATAACATAAGAGCCAAAACTTCACATAGACATATACAACATTAAACCATACTAAAACAATataatccatatatatatatatatatatatatatatatatatatatatatatatatatatatatatatatatatatatatatatatatatatatatatatatatatatatatatatatatatatatatatatatatatatatatatatatatatatatatatatatattctttccttttattaggAGTGAGGAAACGGCGGGAATCCACcacacatttatttttccttgttctctctctctctctctctctctctctctctctctctc
Protein-coding sequences here:
- the LOC123519748 gene encoding collagen alpha-5(IV) chain-like isoform X6 is translated as MGRMQPHALILLLSPILLPCCGATHRLAGADDHSKTEIKLEGRGAGGLDPFCKEANGLFPHEWNCGQFITCANGRGCLQNCPQRTLFNRDLKICVWADQVQCTPKKGTIPASWPPLEECAGLGSQVQPTHSPQQWPPKSPTHSPHTAKPPGRPPTRPPFPITLPPPTTPAPISPITPYPCSCPIIIPHPYPHPHPHPHPHPYPGQPGQPGKPGQPGQSGQPGQPGQPGQPGQPGQPGQPGKPGQPGQPGQPGQPGKPGQPGDPEQPGEPGQPGPPGQPGQPGQPGQPGQPGQPGQPGQPGQPGQPGYPGQPGQPGQPGQPGQPGQPGQPGQPGYPGQPGQPGQPGQPGQPGQPEKPIVFPYPYPHPHPHPQPGQPGQPGQPGQSEQPGQPGQPGQPGQSGQPGQPGQPGQPGQPGQPGQPGQPGQPGQPGYPGQSEQPEQPGQPGQPGQPGQPGQPGQPGQPGQPGQPGQPGQPGQPGQPGQPGQPGQPGQPGQPEQPGQPGQPGQPGQPGQPGQPGQPEQPGQPGQPGQPGQPGQPGQPGQPGQPGQPGQPGQPGQPGQPGQPGQPGQPGQPGQPGQPGQPGQPEKPIVFPHPYPQPGQPGQPGQPGQPGQPGEPGQPGQPGEPGQPGQPGQPGQPEKPIVFPHPYPHPHPYPQPGQPGQPGQPGQPGQPSQPGQPGQPGQPGQPGQPGQPGQPSQPGQPGQPGQPGKPGQPGQPGQPGQPGQPGQPGQPGKPIVFPYPYPHPHPYPQPGQPGQPGQPGQPGQPGQPGQPGQPGQPGQPGQPGQPGQPGKPIVFPYPYPQPGQPGQPGQPGQPGQPGQPGQPGQPGQPGQPGKPGQPGQVVILPYPHPHPQPGQPQPHPHPMPFPQPGESITPHPPRPHIPTPTPSPHQPGHPAPPPSIITPPHSPTSPSHQPQQPHPSDRPTHPTRPPIDTLPGSESEDESKECCRCEDDEDNKNDERNKDKPNKNTSNEDKSNGSGDDDDKYRAPWQSVVPYHNLQEYHAFPFHHPVASLPNTVSKNYIQGGHSPVVLVVDGGRTRGTQIDWLKKLLREGK
- the LOC123519748 gene encoding collagen alpha-5(IV) chain-like isoform X2, which gives rise to MGRMQPHALILLLSPILLPCCGATHRLAGADDHSKTEIKLEGRGAGGLDPFCKEANGLFPHEWNCGQFITCANGRGCLQNCPQRTLFNRDLKICVWADQVQCTPKKGTIPASWPPLEECAGLGSQVQPTHSPQQWPPKSPTHSPHTAKPPGRPPTRPPFPITLPPPTTPAPISPITPYPCSCPIIIPHPYPHPHPHPHPHPYPGQPGQPGKPGQPGQSGQPGQPGQPGQPGQPGQPGQPGKPGQPGQPGQPGQPGKPGQPGDPEQPGEPGQPGPPGQPGQPGQPGQPGQPGQPGQPGQPGQPGQPGYPGQPGQPGQPGQPGQPGQPGQPGQPGYPGQPGQPGQPGQPGQPGQPEKPIVFPYPYPHPHPHPQPGQPGQPGQPGQSEQPGQPGQPGQPGQSGQPGQPGQPGQPGQPGQPGQPGQPGQPGQPGYPGQSEQPEQPGQPGQPGQPGQPGQPGQPGQPGQPGQPGQPGQPGQPGQPGQPGQPGQPGQPGQPEQPGQPGQPGQPGQPGQPGQPGQPEQPGQPGQPGQPGQPGQPGQPGQPGQPGQPGQPGQPGQPGQPGQPGQPGQPGQPGQPGQPGQPGQPEKPIVFPHPYPQPGQPGQPGQPGQPGQPGEPGQPGQPGEPGQPGQPGQPGQPEKPIVFPHPYPHPHPYPQPGQPGQPGQPGQPGQPSQPGQPGQPGQPGQPGQPGQPGQPSQPGQPGQPGQPGKPGQPGQPGQPGQPGQPGQPGQPGQPGKPGQPGQPGQPGQPGQPIVLPYPYPHPHPYPQPGQPGKPGKPGLPGQPGQPGKPGQPGQPGKPIVFPYPHPHPHPYPQPGQPGQPAQPGQPGQPGQPAQPGQPGQPGQPGQPGQPGQPGKPIAFPYPYPHPHPYPQPGQPGQPGQPGQPGQPGQPGQPGQPGQPGQPGQPGQPGQPGQPGQPGQPGKPIVFPYPYPHPHPYPQPGQPGQPGQPGQPGQPGQPGQPGQPGQPGQPGQPGQPGQPGQPGQPGQPGQPGKPIVFPYPYPHPHPYPQPGQPGQPGQPGQPGQPGQPGQPGQPGQPGQPGQPGQPGQPGKPIVFPYPYPQPGQPGQPGQPGQPGQPGQPGQPGQPGQPGQPGKPGQPGQVVILPYPHPHPQPGQPQPHPHPMPFPQPGESITPHPPRPHIPTPTPSPHQPGHPAPPPSIITPPHSPTSPSHQPQQPHPSDRPTHPTRPPIDTLPGSESEDESKECCRCEDDEDNKNDERNKDKPNKNTSNEDKSNGSGDDDDKYRAPWQSVVPYHNLQEYHAFPFHHPVASLPNTVSKNYIQGGHSPVVLVVDGGRTRGTQIDWLKKLLREGK